TTCATATATTTTTTTAATGTATAAACTACTCAAGTATAAAAAAAATTAAATTTACATATATTTTTTTCTATGTTATTATGATGTCAATAAAAATAAAGGAGGTTTTGTATGAAAAAAATACAAAAAAAAGTAAACGAAGGGTTTACATTAATTGAAGTCATTGCTGTTATGGCAATAATTAGTTTAATTGCAACTATTGCAGTACCAAGGGTAACAAAGTATATAGATCGGGCAAATAAGACAAGAGTCATTGCAGCTGTATCAGAACTTAATAATTTTGTTATTAGTAGTGAAATTGATGAGAAAAAAGAAGGTAATGCAGCACTTGCAGATATAGGAGCTATTCTAAAAGGTTATGGAGATTTAAAAACTTTAAAAATTGGTGCAGATTCAACAGGTAATTTCAGAGCAGGTAAAGTAACTGGAAAATTGGAATATAGTGATGGAGTTGTTACAGCTAAAATAGAAGCACCAAAAGATTTTGCAAATGAAGTAATAGGACCAAGTTCTATTAAATGATAGCTATAAAATTATTGTTTAATATTTTATTTGTTTTTATCTCTTATAGAGATATAAAAGAAAGAATATTACCAGAATCGTATCTTATACTAATGTTAATTTTAAGTTTAATAAAAAACTTTCAAAATTTCAATCTATTCAATTTATATTTGTCAATGTCAATTTTCACATTTCCAATATTTATTCAAATGTTAATAGAGTTCTATATAAAAAAAGAAATTATAGGTTTAGGGGATATAAAATTATTTACTATTTTAAGTATATATTTTTGTAGGACAGACTTAATTTTTGTGTATAAATTTTACACAAGTTTATATATAATAGGGGCAATAATTGTTTTAATTTTTAGAAGAATCAAGGGTTATTTTCCTTTTGCCCCAATAATTTATTTAACATATATCATAGGAGAATTTTTATTATGAATAATAAAGGGGAGCTACTAATAGAAAGTTTACTTTCACTTGTTATAATTACTATAGCACTAATACCGATATTTTTTACTATAAATAACATTTATGGCATAAATAATAAGGTTAATTTGCAAAGTAAACATATAATTAATCAAAAAAACTTATTAGAATATTTGAAAAGTTTGGAGTATAAAAAAATAGAAAAAAAAGTTGGAAATAAAAAATTCAAAAATATAAAAGAAGCCTTCAAGTATTTTAATATTTCAACGGATAATTACTATAATTTAGATAAAGAAATTAGTGTAAGTATTACTAAAACAAACGAATGTTTTTCATTATTTAAAACCGAATATATTTATAAATTGAAAGTTGGTAATTATGAAGATTATTATATTCCATAACAAAGGAATAATTTTATTAGAATATTTAATAGTAGTAAGTCTATTTTATATTTTCTTAGGCATAACTATATTGTTTAATAAACAAAATATAAAAATAAGAAATGAAATAAATAGGGATATAGCAAGTTATGAAATAAGTAAAATTTTAGATAAAATATCCGATAAATTAATATTTTCAAATAAATTAAAATATAGTAAAAATAAAATAGAAACAGATGATTTTATACTAACATTTGATAAACATAAGGCAAGTGTTTATAGTAATCAAAATATACAAGCAGATATTTTGTTCAATTATGATGAATATCAAATAGAAAAAAAAGAAGATAGATTTATTTTTAAATTTAAAATAAAAGATAAGTTGATTTATAAGGTGATGAGTTTAAAATGAAAAATAAAAATAAGGGTTCTTCTTTGATCTATATTTTAATAATATTATCAGTTATGTCTATTGTAACTTATACTTTTTTTGACTATGTATATAATAAAAATAAAAATTTTAAATTAGATGGTTCTATTCAGAATAAGCAAATTTTAAAAAAAAGATTAATAAAAAAGGAAAAAAAACAAGCTAAAATAATTAGTTCAAGGAAATATGGCTATTATGAATATATGTGGTTTTTAATGGGAAGGCAATTTTCA
Above is a genomic segment from Sneathia sanguinegens containing:
- a CDS encoding type IV pilin protein, with the protein product MKKIQKKVNEGFTLIEVIAVMAIISLIATIAVPRVTKYIDRANKTRVIAAVSELNNFVISSEIDEKKEGNAALADIGAILKGYGDLKTLKIGADSTGNFRAGKVTGKLEYSDGVVTAKIEAPKDFANEVIGPSSIK
- a CDS encoding prepilin peptidase; amino-acid sequence: MIAIKLLFNILFVFISYRDIKERILPESYLILMLILSLIKNFQNFNLFNLYLSMSIFTFPIFIQMLIEFYIKKEIIGLGDIKLFTILSIYFCRTDLIFVYKFYTSLYIIGAIIVLIFRRIKGYFPFAPIIYLTYIIGEFLL